The DNA sequence ATGATCCCGAGGTAGACCAGGGAGAACTGACGGGGACCGGCGGGTTTGGCCTGCGGATATATGGGCCGCATCTCCTGGGTGTCAGGACCACTCCTGACGACCGTAACCTCCTCGGCACGACGCCTGCCCCTGCTGAGAGCGATGGCCTTGTACGACTCGTTCGTGGAGATGATCCTGTCAGCCGTCCGATAGGTCATCCGCTCGAGCCACAGCAGCCCGTGATACTCGATCTTTTCCCTCATGCCCTTCGGGGCACCGAACCGCGAGAGGAAGAGCTCGGGGTTGAGGTCGTGTTGGTCAAACACGAACTTGACGCCTCGACCGCGCCAGAGCCTGGCCAGCAACCAGAAGGTGTCCGGTGGGTTACACGCCTGCATGATGTCGATCGGGCGGCGTTGCCACACCTGCGTCGAGAGCCACGCCGTGCACAACCAGCTGTAGACGAACTCGACGACGAAGCCGATCAGACCGTGGGCCTCGGGTGCAGGACGGTATTTGTAGATGTGCACACCATCGATCTGCTGCCGATCAGGGTCGCCTGGCCCCTTGGGACAGATCACGCTCACGTCATACCCCCGAGCGATCAGGGCATGGCACTCCAGCCACACCCGTCGGTCGAGTGGGACCGGCAGGTTCTGCACGATGATCAGGACATGGGCGCCCAGAGCACGCCTGCCGTCGGGCGCAACGTCGGATGGACGCTGCGGAGCAAAGCCACGTTCAGTCATGCCGCCCCCACGAGATGGTCCCCCATCCGAGCCGCACTTTGCGGGACGACGATGTCCCCATCGCTCCCGTCCGGACAGAAGACGTAGTCCTCATCACCCTCGAACCCCCCTTTGGTCTCAGAGTCTCAGTCCCGGTCAGCGCCGGGTCGAGGCTCTGTACAGCTGTGGTCGCGTCGCCATTCGATAGTGAGTTCGCTCAGTCGCTCCCCCGGCTCTCACTCGACACGAGCTCCCTCAACACCGTTTGGCACTGGGCGTACTCCCGACCGCAGACGCAGTGCAGGTCCGGGTCGAGCCGCT is a window from the Microlunatus panaciterrae genome containing:
- a CDS encoding glycosyltransferase family 4 protein, which codes for MTERGFAPQRPSDVAPDGRRALGAHVLIIVQNLPVPLDRRVWLECHALIARGYDVSVICPKGPGDPDRQQIDGVHIYKYRPAPEAHGLIGFVVEFVYSWLCTAWLSTQVWQRRPIDIMQACNPPDTFWLLARLWRGRGVKFVFDQHDLNPELFLSRFGAPKGMREKIEYHGLLWLERMTYRTADRIISTNESYKAIALSRGRRRAEEVTVVRSGPDTQEMRPIYPQAKPAGPRQFSLVYLGIMGPQDGVDIVLDVMHELVHRRGRTDVHATLLGFGDCFEELRQKAIALDLESHTVFTGRADKKMIAEHLSAADVGLCPDLKTPLNDVSTMNKTMEYMAYALPSVSFDLVETRVSGGDAVLYVESGNVNAFADAVELLLDDPDLRLEMGLRARERVSRELDWRPQSEKYLNVYDALSGRVPQAAETDEPERSPQAASNSIENRYVDLADSAELRRFILERSPR